From a region of the Apibacter sp. B3706 genome:
- a CDS encoding MotA/TolQ/ExbB proton channel family protein — MEKQQLTQTNSKTRVGGLNPFITIIILIAIGECIYHFVLGAPSNFKGDTTDSDPKTFMGIIHKGGVIVPFLISFLLMVIVFSIERFFIIGKAEGTDSLTKFVNDIRVLLDKNDINNAISLCDKQKGSIGNVVKEGLISYRALANDTTLDKEQKLVSLNKTLEEATSLEMPMLEKNMTILATIASIGTLVALMGTVIGMIKAFFALGEGGGSPDAAALSVGISEALVNTALGIGTSALAIIAYNYFTSRIDTLTFKIDEIGLSIQQSFSAHH, encoded by the coding sequence ATGGAAAAACAACAATTAACCCAAACAAATTCAAAGACTAGAGTAGGAGGATTAAATCCTTTTATTACGATCATTATTTTAATAGCTATAGGAGAATGCATTTATCACTTTGTACTAGGTGCACCTTCAAACTTTAAAGGTGATACTACCGATAGCGACCCTAAAACGTTTATGGGTATTATCCATAAAGGGGGTGTGATTGTTCCTTTTTTGATTTCCTTTTTACTTATGGTTATCGTATTTTCAATTGAAAGATTTTTTATCATTGGAAAAGCGGAAGGAACAGACAGCTTAACAAAATTTGTAAATGATATCCGTGTATTATTAGATAAAAACGATATCAATAATGCCATTTCATTATGTGATAAACAAAAAGGTTCTATAGGAAATGTAGTAAAAGAAGGGTTAATTTCATATAGAGCATTAGCTAATGATACAACTTTAGATAAAGAACAAAAATTAGTTTCATTAAACAAAACATTAGAAGAAGCTACCTCATTGGAAATGCCAATGCTTGAGAAAAATATGACTATTTTAGCAACAATAGCATCAATCGGTACATTAGTTGCCTTAATGGGAACCGTAATCGGTATGATCAAAGCATTCTTTGCATTAGGTGAAGGAGGTGGGTCTCCGGATGCAGCTGCTTTATCAGTAGGTATATCTGAAGCCTTAGTAAATACTGCATTAGGTATTGGTACTTCAGCACTTGCTATAATTGCTTATAACTATTTTACATCAAGAATAGATACTTTAACTTTCAAAATTGATGAAATAGGTTTAAGTATTCAACAGTCTTTTTCTGCTCACCATTAA
- the coaD gene encoding pantetheine-phosphate adenylyltransferase gives MERVAVFPGSFDPITLGHSNIIERAVPLFDKIIVAIGNNSNKQYMFPLEKRMEWIRETVKIFPNVEVDSFDGLTIDYCAKRKAPYIIRGLRNPADFEFEKAIAHTNRTLAKKSVETVFFLTSSGKSFISSSIVREIMRYNGDYEILVPKAVRI, from the coding sequence ATGGAAAGAGTAGCAGTATTTCCTGGTTCTTTTGATCCAATTACCTTAGGACATTCAAATATAATTGAAAGAGCTGTCCCATTATTTGATAAAATTATTGTTGCCATAGGAAATAATTCCAATAAACAATATATGTTTCCCTTAGAAAAAAGAATGGAATGGATACGTGAGACAGTTAAAATATTTCCTAATGTAGAAGTTGACTCTTTTGATGGGCTTACGATTGATTATTGTGCAAAAAGAAAAGCTCCTTATATTATTAGAGGTCTTAGAAATCCAGCAGATTTTGAGTTTGAAAAAGCAATAGCACATACCAATCGCACATTGGCAAAAAAATCTGTAGAAACCGTATTCTTTTTAACATCATCCGGAAAATCTTTCATAAGTTCAAGCATTGTAAGAGAAATAATGAGATATAACGGAGATTATGAAATATTAGTGCCAAAAGCAGTTAGAATATAA
- a CDS encoding ExbD/TolR family protein, with protein MARVKPKRHGIHIDMTPMSDLAWLLLTFFILTTQFKPKETVTIDPPSSISQIKVRDHGMMKISITSDGKYYFSMDEEKYKVQLLDAMGKKYGINFTDREKSEFKKLTDFGVSITGLKQYLNIPEGQRESVKVQGIPADSAKPEITDWVFEAREIAKKNGDSLDLGIKGDVNTQYPVFKNLLSRLQEKNMNKFQLITSAESKPE; from the coding sequence ATGGCAAGAGTTAAACCAAAAAGACACGGGATACACATAGATATGACGCCAATGAGTGATTTGGCGTGGTTGCTGTTAACGTTCTTTATCTTGACAACACAATTTAAGCCTAAAGAAACGGTAACCATTGATCCGCCTTCATCTATATCTCAAATTAAAGTCAGAGATCATGGAATGATGAAGATATCTATAACTTCAGATGGAAAATACTATTTCTCAATGGATGAGGAAAAATACAAAGTTCAATTGCTCGATGCAATGGGAAAGAAGTATGGCATCAATTTTACGGATAGAGAAAAAAGCGAATTTAAAAAATTAACGGATTTCGGGGTATCAATAACCGGTCTTAAGCAATATTTAAATATTCCGGAAGGACAAAGAGAATCTGTAAAAGTTCAGGGAATACCTGCAGACAGTGCAAAACCTGAAATTACCGATTGGGTTTTTGAAGCTAGAGAAATAGCTAAGAAAAATGGCGATTCATTAGACTTAGGGATCAAAGGTGATGTTAATACGCAATATCCTGTATTTAAAAATCTTTTATCTAGATTACAGGAGAAGAATATGAATAAATTTCAATTAATTACGTCAGCCGAAAGTAAACCGGAATAA
- a CDS encoding biopolymer transporter ExbD: MSAGVDTSNSGKGDGKVRAKKMNLNVDMAPMCDLGFLLITFFMFTTTFSKPNIMHLNMPPKVEIPPSNIPEIKTKNSLTIILGKDDKIYWHQQEQQDLNASTLIESDYSKEGIRKEILRAQKQADQNKFTVIIKPTDDSSYKNLVDILDEMEITNSDRYGIKELSSKEKAVYKEKVNN; the protein is encoded by the coding sequence ATGTCAGCAGGCGTAGATACAAGTAATAGTGGAAAAGGGGATGGAAAGGTAAGGGCTAAAAAAATGAACCTTAATGTGGATATGGCACCGATGTGTGATTTAGGTTTCCTTTTAATTACATTTTTCATGTTTACAACCACATTCAGTAAACCCAATATCATGCATTTAAACATGCCACCCAAGGTTGAAATCCCCCCTTCTAATATTCCTGAAATTAAAACAAAGAATTCGTTAACTATAATTTTAGGAAAAGACGATAAAATATATTGGCATCAACAGGAACAACAGGATTTAAATGCTTCCACTCTGATAGAATCCGACTATTCAAAAGAAGGAATACGTAAAGAAATATTACGAGCTCAGAAACAAGCAGATCAAAATAAATTCACTGTAATTATAAAACCTACCGATGATTCAAGTTATAAGAACTTGGTGGATATATTAGATGAAATGGAAATTACTAATTCTGATCGATACGGAATTAAAGAGCTTTCTTCAAAAGAAAAAGCAGTATATAAA